One region of Lytechinus pictus isolate F3 Inbred chromosome 8, Lp3.0, whole genome shotgun sequence genomic DNA includes:
- the LOC135155142 gene encoding uncharacterized protein LOC135155142: MSRSSISPLVENEAKNEVANAWTNGTVPPMTPQRKELVELPPIKQSNGTPINGTPLVKRHIGAPKAMETTVSLEIEENEKGMSTLDYRKDIDMEFYRLLGPLIKCMSFFGLWHGYVVDPVHNPPPKTTFKRIFNQKNYCIFAQVLLWFNTLRYAPAFFVGSYIDPIKLVPKVIFSIFTLQCALNSSVFFYCLSKKDKVSIFFHHFELAIQSNPTTAVDKTWLKRASWACTVVAIIFMIVHCLNQAANAYLPIETFRNNSLVFIAPMYYSAPLHAFFGIIYLYNFAAWIFPLLFFVLICFILSRQFVKLDQRLERSLRKARIDGCFPKDFEVLRRQHEALATALDTSNDGLFTYVNLVTYATMAPLAVFLLYRIITSPSYQLGLSGWFFYWTWMINIFINVIIVSWIASITSTKAHDPRERLFLVNLWNITNEEIMQMNVFLNRVSGDPMGYTIFDLVTITKPFILTIGGLLLTFYAIISEFNA; encoded by the exons ATGTCGCGAAGCAGTATATCACCCCTGGTCGAGAACGAAGCCAAGAACGAAGTTGCCAACGCGTGGACGAATGGAACAGTGCCCCCTATGACGCCCCAACGCAAAGAGCTTGTTGAACTACCACCCATAAAACAATCAAATGGAACTCCAATAAATGGTACTCCACTGGTTAAGCGGCATATCGGAGCTCCAAAGGCCATGGAGACCACAGTGTCTTTGGAGATAGAAGAGAATGAAAAAGGGATGAGCACATTGGACTACAGGAAAGACATCGACATGGAGTTCTATCGTCTTCTTGGACCACTCATCAAGTGCATGTCATTCTTCGGACTATGGCATGGTTATGTTGTTGACCCAGTGCACAATCCGCCACCAAAGACTACTTTCAAGAGGATCTTTAACCAAAAGAACTACTGTATCTTTGCCCAGGTGCTCCTGTGGTTTAACACTCTTAGGTACGCTCCAGCATTCTTTGTTGGATCCTACATCGATCCGATCAAGCTTGTCCCAAAGGTCATTTTCTCCATCTTCACCCTGCAGTGCGCCCTCAACTCCTCCGTCTTCTTCTACTGTTTGTCCAAAAAGGACAAAGTGTCCATCTTCTTTCACCACTTCGAGTTGGCTATCCAGAGCAACCCTACAACGGCGGTGGATAAGACGTGGTTGAAGCGAGCCAGTTGGGCATGCACCGTGGTCGCCATCATCTTCATGATCGTCCACTGTCTCAACCAGGCTGCCAACGCCTATCTCCCAATCGAGACCTTCCGCAACAACAGCCTGGTTTTTATCGCCCCCATGTACTACAGCGCTCCGCTACACGCCTTCTTCGGCATCATCTACCTCTACAACTTTGCCGCTTGGATCTTCCCTCTACTCTTCTTCGTCCTCATCTGCTTCATCCTCTCGCGCCAGTTCGTCAAACTTGATCAACGCCTCGAGAGGTCCTTGCGCAAGGCCCGAATCGACGGGTGCTTCCCGAAGGATTTCGAAGTTCTCCGAAGACAGCACGAAGCGCTCGCTACAGCGTTGGACACATCCAATGATGGTCTCTTTACGTATGTGAACCTGGTGACCTATGCGACTATGGCCCCTCTAGCGGTGTTCTTACTGTACCGGATCATCACCTCACCGTCCTATCAACTTGGTCTCTCTGGGTGGTTCTTCTACTGGACTTGGATGATCAATATCTTTATCAATGTCATAATCGTTTCATGGATTGCTTCTATTACAAGTACTAAG GCCCACGACCCAAGAGAAAGACTCTTCTTGGTTAATCTATGGAATATTACCAACGAGGAAATTATGCAG ATGAATGTATTCCTGAATAGAGTTAGCGGGGATCCTATGGGATACACGATATTTGATCTGGTTACCATTACAAAACCTTTCATATTAACG ATTGGCGGTCTTCTCCTTACTTTCTACGCCATCATCTCCGAGTTCAATGCATGA